A genomic stretch from Aminobacter aminovorans includes:
- a CDS encoding DUF4128 domain-containing protein, with product MPTVETAIWLALKARAQGLVLSPVLPVAWPNESFIKPTGGYLRVTHIPNVNRRLFLGSTDPHQRLGLLQIDVFGKKNENAAVAVEIAGKVAEHFACGTDMWRDGLRVSVAKAPDVGQPIDGDTHIQVPVTIAYECFA from the coding sequence ATGCCCACCGTCGAAACAGCGATCTGGCTCGCACTGAAGGCGAGGGCGCAGGGGCTTGTCCTGTCGCCAGTGCTCCCGGTGGCTTGGCCGAATGAGAGCTTCATCAAGCCGACGGGTGGGTATCTGCGCGTCACGCATATCCCGAACGTGAACCGCCGGTTGTTCCTAGGCTCAACCGATCCTCACCAGCGCCTCGGGCTTCTGCAGATCGACGTCTTCGGCAAGAAGAACGAGAATGCTGCGGTTGCGGTCGAGATTGCCGGTAAGGTGGCCGAGCACTTTGCGTGCGGCACCGACATGTGGCGCGACGGGCTCCGGGTGAGCGTCGCCAAGGCTCCCGACGTGGGCCAGCCGATCGACGGTGACACCCACATTCAGGTGCCCGTCACCATCGCCTACGAGTGCTTTGCATAG
- a CDS encoding phage tail assembly chaperone codes for MPAVDPDTVNPDFEYLLEWFWDISAGRSHGFSGPNPLSMTEIANWSTLTGTVVRREELSILRAMDGAFMSAIAKEQAEVTERQKSGA; via the coding sequence CTGCCGGCGGTTGATCCAGATACGGTCAATCCAGACTTCGAGTATCTGCTCGAATGGTTCTGGGACATCAGCGCAGGCCGATCCCATGGTTTCAGCGGGCCGAACCCCCTCTCCATGACCGAGATTGCCAACTGGTCGACGCTCACGGGCACTGTAGTCAGGCGGGAGGAACTATCGATCCTGCGCGCCATGGATGGGGCGTTCATGTCGGCCATCGCCAAAGAGCAGGCCGAGGTGACCGAGCGACAAAAGTCCGGCGCTTAG
- a CDS encoding HK97 gp10 family phage protein, protein MASFAATVGQWAQKVEGALEAVFKEAAQELVSQLNQLVPVGETGFLRSSLMVSTTAMPTLTRANPGMSVPADLGDILLVINSADLGDTIYLGYTANYAAFVHFGAQGRTPRPWVTMVAQRWEMIVAEKAGEVKRRLGL, encoded by the coding sequence ATGGCCAGTTTCGCTGCGACGGTCGGTCAGTGGGCCCAGAAGGTCGAAGGTGCGCTTGAGGCGGTGTTCAAGGAAGCCGCCCAGGAGTTGGTGTCGCAACTGAATCAACTCGTACCTGTCGGCGAGACGGGGTTCTTGCGCTCCTCGCTGATGGTCTCGACAACGGCTATGCCGACGCTGACCCGAGCCAATCCAGGCATGTCAGTGCCGGCCGACCTCGGGGATATCCTTCTGGTGATCAATAGCGCGGATCTCGGGGACACCATCTATCTCGGCTACACCGCCAACTACGCCGCTTTCGTGCATTTCGGTGCGCAGGGCAGGACACCCCGGCCTTGGGTGACGATGGTCGCTCAACGGTGGGAAATGATCGTCGCCGAGAAGGCTGGCGAAGTGAAGCGCCGGCTGGGGCTGTAG
- a CDS encoding DnaT-like ssDNA-binding protein, whose product MAGYGTNEGFTAYATAAGYTVPAGDIGAARQRGSTYVDGTYGARFSGLPTGGVEQERAWPRTGATAYGSALASDIIPVRVVNASYEAALLELQSPGSLSAVVSGSSLVKREKVEGAVEVEYAVSDKTDLAVAARPLVSVIDGMLAPLLTVALPGILVV is encoded by the coding sequence ATGGCTGGCTACGGAACGAATGAGGGCTTCACCGCCTACGCCACCGCCGCCGGCTACACCGTGCCCGCTGGTGATATTGGCGCGGCCCGCCAGCGCGGGAGCACCTATGTCGACGGCACATATGGCGCTCGCTTCTCAGGCCTTCCCACCGGAGGTGTTGAGCAGGAAAGGGCATGGCCTCGCACCGGTGCCACTGCCTACGGAAGTGCGCTCGCCAGCGACATCATTCCGGTTCGGGTAGTGAACGCCTCGTATGAGGCCGCATTGCTCGAATTGCAGTCGCCCGGCTCTCTCTCCGCTGTTGTGTCCGGTTCATCGCTGGTCAAGCGTGAGAAGGTCGAGGGCGCGGTAGAGGTCGAATACGCCGTCTCGGACAAGACAGACCTCGCCGTCGCTGCCCGGCCACTGGTGTCCGTCATCGACGGGATGCTTGCCCCGCTGCTGACCGTGGCACTGCCCGGCATTCTGGTGGTGTGA
- a CDS encoding phage tail length tape measure family protein, with protein sequence MDVAALGLAVDSSQVDKGTIALNHLTNSAKRAEAAASGMASGAATAKAASASMAVAAGAAAKSMGLWTDKAGKLRNTLGQFATAEERAQAAALATAGALDAQSAAALRAASAAGKFNAAANDNVAMVGRFNTANIAAQFQDIAVSAQMGMGALQIGLQQGTQLAAVISSMENPVRGLGAAFLSVLSPVSLLVIGLTTLVAAGLQFIDWTKVGAGLLRGLADGLDLIAPYALTAAAALTLMFAPAILSGAAALTTAVVGLGLAAMRAAASFTIAWLAALGPAGWFFLALGAASLAIYAFRDDLAEILGFDIVDKAKAGANAITGVLVGAFKAADVVWSKFPDVMGEVGQLAMHKFMEQVRWGLRQLVVEVNVALKQISENLGVALPNLGSPNKLFPPQKAPAVSDRGNAAMDAALEAYKSAQGVDYIGEFGGAISRGASAASDKLRELAGSLGEVEDKTKKSKSETERLAERYNDILLGAEGFIASQMAEKDALLLTEEAANALRYEQDLLNEAMQAGITIDAAKAAELKSYAAAMAGAEAETSRLRDTLDFAQDVSRGFFEDFAGGLRRGEGLWKSFADAAVNALDKVASKLLDSGLDMLFGGGSTGGYGILGSILGLGGGGSDPWAGLRGYADGTASARAGVAMVGERGPELVRFRGGERVVPNHMLGRGANNNQPVAANFNFAPVVSIQGGGSDTSEEVTKALKHFADKDFTPRVVKALREIKTRGLA encoded by the coding sequence ATGGATGTCGCTGCTCTCGGCTTGGCCGTAGACTCCAGTCAGGTGGACAAAGGCACGATTGCCCTTAATCACCTTACGAACTCCGCGAAACGCGCTGAGGCAGCAGCCTCTGGCATGGCTTCTGGTGCGGCTACAGCCAAGGCCGCATCTGCCTCCATGGCCGTTGCAGCCGGCGCAGCAGCGAAGTCGATGGGACTCTGGACGGACAAGGCAGGCAAGCTTCGCAACACTCTCGGGCAGTTTGCCACGGCTGAGGAGCGCGCACAGGCAGCAGCTCTTGCCACGGCAGGGGCGCTGGATGCGCAATCGGCCGCGGCCCTGAGGGCTGCCAGTGCTGCCGGGAAGTTCAATGCCGCCGCAAACGACAATGTTGCCATGGTGGGCAGGTTCAACACCGCCAATATCGCCGCGCAGTTCCAGGACATTGCCGTGTCCGCACAGATGGGCATGGGAGCGCTGCAGATAGGTCTGCAGCAAGGCACCCAGCTTGCCGCGGTGATTTCCTCCATGGAGAACCCGGTTCGCGGGTTAGGAGCCGCGTTCCTGTCGGTGCTTTCGCCCGTCAGTCTCCTTGTGATCGGCCTTACCACCTTGGTCGCCGCTGGCCTTCAATTCATCGATTGGACGAAGGTCGGTGCCGGGCTGCTGCGTGGGCTGGCTGATGGGCTTGACCTGATCGCGCCCTATGCCCTGACTGCTGCTGCCGCTCTGACGCTGATGTTCGCACCAGCTATCCTTTCTGGTGCGGCCGCGTTGACCACTGCTGTGGTCGGCCTTGGGTTGGCTGCGATGCGCGCTGCCGCATCCTTCACTATCGCGTGGCTTGCTGCGCTAGGCCCCGCAGGTTGGTTCTTCCTTGCCCTTGGTGCCGCCAGCCTGGCCATCTACGCGTTCCGTGACGATCTCGCGGAAATCCTCGGCTTCGACATCGTCGATAAGGCCAAGGCCGGTGCGAATGCCATCACCGGTGTGCTCGTCGGGGCGTTCAAGGCCGCAGATGTCGTGTGGTCAAAGTTCCCGGATGTGATGGGAGAGGTCGGCCAACTAGCCATGCACAAGTTCATGGAGCAGGTGCGTTGGGGCCTGCGCCAGCTTGTTGTTGAGGTCAACGTCGCGCTGAAGCAGATTAGTGAGAACTTAGGCGTTGCCTTGCCCAACCTCGGCAGCCCGAACAAGCTCTTCCCGCCCCAGAAGGCTCCAGCCGTGTCGGACCGGGGGAATGCTGCCATGGACGCGGCCTTGGAGGCGTATAAGAGCGCCCAAGGCGTCGATTACATTGGCGAATTCGGCGGCGCCATTTCCCGTGGTGCCTCGGCGGCCTCGGACAAGCTCCGCGAACTGGCCGGCAGTCTCGGTGAGGTCGAGGACAAGACCAAGAAGAGCAAGAGCGAAACCGAGCGCCTGGCCGAGCGCTACAACGACATCCTGCTTGGTGCTGAGGGTTTCATCGCCTCCCAGATGGCGGAGAAGGATGCGCTGCTGCTGACCGAAGAGGCAGCAAACGCGCTTCGCTATGAGCAGGATCTGCTGAATGAGGCGATGCAGGCCGGTATCACGATCGATGCTGCCAAGGCCGCCGAGTTGAAGTCGTATGCCGCAGCCATGGCCGGCGCCGAAGCCGAGACCAGTCGGCTACGCGATACGCTTGATTTCGCCCAGGACGTGTCGCGTGGGTTCTTCGAAGACTTTGCGGGCGGGTTGCGCCGAGGCGAGGGACTGTGGAAGTCGTTCGCTGATGCCGCGGTGAACGCTCTCGACAAGGTCGCTTCCAAACTGCTCGACAGTGGGCTCGACATGCTGTTCGGCGGTGGGTCCACCGGTGGCTACGGTATCTTGGGGTCAATCCTCGGGCTTGGTGGCGGCGGCTCCGATCCGTGGGCTGGCCTCCGAGGCTATGCCGACGGCACGGCCTCTGCGCGGGCAGGTGTGGCGATGGTGGGCGAGCGCGGCCCGGAACTGGTGAGGTTCCGCGGCGGCGAACGGGTTGTTCCGAACCACATGCTTGGACGAGGGGCCAACAACAACCAGCCTGTCGCTGCCAACTTTAACTTCGCACCAGTGGTTAGCATTCAAGGAGGTGGCAGTGACACTTCAGAGGAAGTCACCAAGGCATTGAAACACTTTGCCGACAAGGATTTCACGCCGCGTGTCGTCAAGGCCCTACGCGAGATTAAGACGAGGGGGTTGGCATGA
- a CDS encoding head morphogenesis protein, with translation METIDDIRSNIVLRRIVERLERGDVNGAIAAMHLEEAAFRPLDEAIRQAFNGGGVATIEQMPTLRDPNGHQIVIRWDARNLAAEEWLREHSATLVRNVIADQQAAIRAVLSEGLARGDNPTRSALNIVGRVNRVTGRREGGILGLTAQQAAYVDSARQELLSGDPVAMRNYLERARRDKRFDRSILKALKDGKPLPADAVARIVGRYSDGLLKLRADTIALHETFSALGASRDIAFRQQIEAGRVQAQHITKTWRHTPQEHPRAQHVVMHGQVVPFDQPFIAPDGTTIRYPHAPGTPSRHTIGCKCFAEYKIDFVAQLVR, from the coding sequence ATGGAGACAATCGACGACATCAGGTCGAACATCGTCCTGCGCCGCATCGTGGAGCGTCTGGAGCGCGGTGACGTCAACGGCGCCATCGCGGCCATGCATCTCGAAGAAGCAGCTTTCCGTCCCCTCGATGAGGCTATCAGGCAGGCTTTCAACGGTGGTGGTGTTGCCACCATCGAGCAGATGCCGACGCTGCGTGATCCGAACGGCCATCAGATCGTCATCCGGTGGGATGCGCGGAACCTGGCCGCGGAGGAATGGCTGCGCGAGCACAGTGCTACGCTGGTCCGCAACGTCATCGCCGACCAGCAAGCCGCTATCCGTGCGGTGCTGTCAGAAGGGCTTGCCCGAGGCGACAACCCGACCCGGAGCGCGCTGAACATCGTGGGGCGGGTCAACCGGGTCACAGGCAGGCGCGAGGGCGGCATCCTCGGCCTTACGGCTCAGCAGGCCGCCTATGTCGACAGCGCTCGCCAGGAGCTGCTCTCTGGCGATCCTGTGGCCATGCGCAACTATCTGGAGCGCGCCCGTCGGGATAAGCGCTTCGACCGCAGCATTCTCAAGGCGCTGAAGGACGGCAAGCCACTGCCGGCTGATGCCGTGGCCCGGATCGTTGGCAGGTACTCGGATGGGCTGTTGAAGCTCAGGGCCGACACCATCGCGCTGCATGAGACCTTTTCGGCCTTGGGCGCATCCAGGGACATCGCGTTCCGCCAGCAGATCGAGGCAGGCAGGGTGCAGGCGCAGCACATCACCAAGACATGGCGACATACGCCACAGGAACATCCCAGGGCGCAGCACGTTGTCATGCATGGCCAGGTTGTCCCGTTCGATCAGCCGTTTATCGCCCCAGACGGGACGACGATTCGCTATCCGCATGCTCCCGGTACGCCATCGCGCCATACCATCGGCTGCAAGTGCTTCGCCGAGTACAAGATCGATTTCGTTGCCCAGTTGGTGCGCTGA